The Miltoncostaea marina DNA window ATGTTGACGGCCACGGGGAGGGCGCGGCCGGCCGCCTCCCAGCGACGGCAGTCGGCGAGCGCGCGGTCGAGCACGTACCGGGTCAGGGGCCGGATGAGCGCGGTGTGCTCGGCGACGGGGATGAACTCGCCCGGGGCCAGCAGCCCGCGCACGGGGTGCTGCCAGCGCACGAGCGCCTCGGCGCCGACCAGCCCGCCGGTCAGCAGGTCGACCTTGGGCTGGTAGTGGACGACGAGCTCGTCGCGCTCGATCGCCCGGCGCAGCTCGCCGACCAGCGCCAGGCGCTCCGGGCTGTACTCGTCCTGCTCGTCGCCGTAGGTGGCGTAGGGCAGCGACTCGGCCTTCGCCGTGTACATCGCGACGTCGGCGCGGCGCTGGAGGGTCGCGACGTCGGCCCCGTGGTCCGGGTAGAGCGTGATGCCGATGCTGGCCTCGGTGTCGAGCTGCAGGCCGTCGACCACGACCGGGTGGGCGATCGCCTCGCTCAGGACCGCCGCCACCCGCTCGGCGGCGCCGACGTCGGGGACGTCGGGCAGCAGCACGGCGAACTCGTCGCCCCCGAGGCGGGCGATCGTGTCGCTGTCGCGCAGCGCGCCGCGCAGCCGGCGGGCGGTCTCGTCGAGCACGACGTCGCCCGCGCGGTGGCCGAGCGTGTCGTTGACCTCCTTGAAGCGGTCGAGGTCGATCAGCATCACCGCGGCCCGGCGCCCGTGGCGGCGCGCCTGGGCGATCGCCTGCTCAACGCGGTCGTGGAAGAGGCGCCGGTTGGGCAGGCCGGTGAGCGAGTCGGTGACCGACTGGCTGATGTTCTCGCGGAAGGTGAGCCCCGCGCGCAGCACGCACACGAGGAGCGCGGCGGCCGCCATCCAGACCACGTAGCCGGGCGAGCGCGCGTAGTGGTCGAGCACCAGGGCGCCGATCGCCGTGATCACGACCCCGCCCGGCAGCACCATGAGGCTCCAGCCCTCCAGCCGCGCGGGGGTGGCGCGCGGCGCCGGCTGCCAGGCGGCGGCCGCCATGCAGACCATGCCGAGCGGCCAGAAGAAGTCGAGCCCGCCGCCCTCGACGTAGGTGCCCTCGGTGACCTGGAAGAGGTAGACCGCGTCGGCGCCGGCGAAGGTCAGAGCGCCGGCCGCCAGCAGGGCGACGTCGCGGCCCGGGCGCCAGCCGAACAGCGCCGCCAGGCCGGTCACGATCGCGAGCACGAGCGTGTCGCCGAGCGGGTAGGCCAGGTTGGTCAGCACGGCCGCCCGGGAGGCGCCCTCGGCGCCCTCCAGGATCGGCGGCATCAGCACCCCGGCGCCGACCGCCCCGACCACGAGCGCCGCCGCGACCCCGTCGAGCCACTGGCTGGCGTGGAACCGGCGCACGCGGGCGCGCACCATCAGCACGAAGCCGGCGTAGACCAGCGGGTAGAACGCCAGGTAGAGGCCGTCGGCCACCGACGGGTACGGGACCTGCTCGAGGCCGGAGAGCTCGACCACCCACCACACGTCGCCGGCCGCCCAGAGGAGCGCCCCGGCGCCGATCAGCAGCCAGGCGCCCCGCTCGGCGCGCACGAGCAGGGCGCGGGCCACGATGCCGACCGCGCCCACCACCACGAGCCCCGTGTAGACCCAGCGGTCCATGGTCGCCGCGCCGACCGGCCCGGGACGCACCCCGAGCCACAGGTGGAGGCCGTACGCGGCCAGCGCCGCGAGCACCAGCGGCCAGACGACCGCGGCCGCGACGGCGGCGGGCCGGGGGATGCGGGCGGGCAGGAGCTGCACGACCGCGCTATCGGCACCGCGCCCCGCCGATCGAGCGCCGGGGCGCGCCGCCGGTTCAGGCGCGACCGCGCAGCGCCGCGACGGCCGTCTTCTGGACCGCCGTCAGCAGGAAGTAGAGGCCCGTGACCGCGAAGCCCGTCAGCAGCCAGGCCGGCCACCCCTGCGCGATGCGCACGATGAGCGCCGCCGCGCACAGCGCCCCGCCGGCCGACAGGAGGTGCGCGTTGCCCCAGATCGAGACGTGCGTCTCGCGCGGCGAGGCGGTCGGGCGGCGGACGCCGCGGGCGAGCGCCTCCAGCAGCACGAAGGCCGCGACCGCGCCGCCCATCAGGGCGAGCGCGTCGCCCAGCACCGGCCCGCCGAGCCGGTGCGCCGCCTGGGCGATGGAGCCGCCGAGGGCGATCGTGTAGCCGTACGCGCCCGCGGCCGACGACACGGTCCCCGCGAGCTGGCGGCGCAGCTCGCGGGCGCCCTCGTCGGCCCCGGCGCCCGGAGCGTCGCCGCCGTTCACCGCCCGGCCAGGCGCTCGTGCGCCTCCCGGTACGGCGCGCGGAGCCGCTCGTCGAGGAAGCAGAACCGCGCCACGCGCACGCCCGGGTGCGCGGCCAGCGCCTCCGCGAGCGCGGCGACGGCGACCGGCGCTGCCAGCCCGACCGGGTAGCCGAAGATGCCGGTCGAGATGGCCGGGAGCGCGACGGAGGCGAAGCCGCGCTCGGCGGCGCGCGCCACGACGGCGCGGTGGCAGGCGGCGAGCAGCTCGTCCTCCCCCGCCCCGCCGCCCCGCCAGACCGGGCCGACGGCGTGGATGACGGCG harbors:
- a CDS encoding putative bifunctional diguanylate cyclase/phosphodiesterase; translation: MQLLPARIPRPAAVAAAVVWPLVLAALAAYGLHLWLGVRPGPVGAATMDRWVYTGLVVVGAVGIVARALLVRAERGAWLLIGAGALLWAAGDVWWVVELSGLEQVPYPSVADGLYLAFYPLVYAGFVLMVRARVRRFHASQWLDGVAAALVVGAVGAGVLMPPILEGAEGASRAAVLTNLAYPLGDTLVLAIVTGLAALFGWRPGRDVALLAAGALTFAGADAVYLFQVTEGTYVEGGGLDFFWPLGMVCMAAAAWQPAPRATPARLEGWSLMVLPGGVVITAIGALVLDHYARSPGYVVWMAAAALLVCVLRAGLTFRENISQSVTDSLTGLPNRRLFHDRVEQAIAQARRHGRRAAVMLIDLDRFKEVNDTLGHRAGDVVLDETARRLRGALRDSDTIARLGGDEFAVLLPDVPDVGAAERVAAVLSEAIAHPVVVDGLQLDTEASIGITLYPDHGADVATLQRRADVAMYTAKAESLPYATYGDEQDEYSPERLALVGELRRAIERDELVVHYQPKVDLLTGGLVGAEALVRWQHPVRGLLAPGEFIPVAEHTALIRPLTRYVLDRALADCRRWEAAGRALPVAVNISARNLLDTGFADLVADSLERSGVPAGRLELELTETALMENPARALDVLLRLGGLGVVLSIDDFGVGYTSLNQLKRLPISVLKIDRSFVNNMDAHPADELIVRSTVDLGHNLGLQVVAEGIESQEVQDALRGIGCDVGQGFHTGRPVPADEFARLLVASGASGPALAAPAV
- a CDS encoding macro domain-containing protein yields the protein MAIEFAVADLLAQEVDAIVNAANEHLAHGGGVAGAIAAAAGPDLVRESRELGGCPVGGAVVTTAGRLPQRAVIHAVGPVWRGGGAGEDELLAACHRAVVARAAERGFASVALPAISTGIFGYPVGLAAPVAVAALAEALAAHPGVRVARFCFLDERLRAPYREAHERLAGR